Sequence from the Candidatus Tanganyikabacteria bacterium genome:
ACAGCGGCCACGAGATGTTCATCGTCCTGGCGGGCTCGGTCCTCCTCTACCAGATCGTCGCCAAGAAGATGCGCGAGGAGACCGACGTGACCTTCGGGCAGACGGTGCGCGAGATTGCCACCGTCCGGGAAGGGGATTTCTTCGGGGAGATGGCCGTCCTCGACGGGTTGCCGCGCTCGACTTGCGCGGTAGCCCTGACGGACATCGACGTGCTGGTGCTAGAAGATGAGAATTTCGGCCAGGTCCTGGCCACGCGGCCGGAGTTCGCGTTGCGCCTGATGCGCGAGATGTCGCGGCGCGTGCGCGAGCTGGATGCGATTCTCAAGAACCAGGGTTTGGCCAACCGTTAGAGAAACTTTCGACCCCACCTGGACCTGGACCTGGACGTGGTCTTGATCCTGGACCGGGCACCGAGGTGAGTCCAAGTCTAAGTCTAAGTAGCTATCTCAAGCCAG
This genomic interval carries:
- a CDS encoding cyclic nucleotide-binding domain-containing protein, producing MAPEPRKPTRHYRSGTVIFMEGDSGHEMFIVLAGSVLLYQIVAKKMREETDVTFGQTVREIATVREGDFFGEMAVLDGLPRSTCAVALTDIDVLVLEDENFGQVLATRPEFALRLMREMSRRVRELDAILKNQGLANR